One segment of Desmodus rotundus isolate HL8 chromosome 6, HLdesRot8A.1, whole genome shotgun sequence DNA contains the following:
- the TNNC2 gene encoding troponin C, skeletal muscle, whose protein sequence is MTDQQAEARSYLSEEMIAEFKAAFDMFDADGGGDISVKELGTVMRMLGQTPTKEELDAIIEEVDEDGSGTIDFEEFLVMMVRQMKEDAKGKSEEELAECFRIFDRNADGYIDAEELAEIFRASGEHVTDEEIESLMKDGDKNNDGRIDFDEFLKMMEGVQ, encoded by the exons ACGGACCAGCAGGCGGAGGCCCGGTCCTACCTCAGCGAGGAGATGATCGCTG AGTTCAAGGctgcttttgacatgtttgaCGCTGATGGTGGCGGGGACATCAGCGTCAAGGAGTTGGGCACGGTGATGAGGATGCTGGGCCAAACACCCACCAAAGAGGAACTGGACGCCATCATCGAGGAGGTGGACGAAGACG GCAGCGGCACCATCGACTTCGAGGAGTTCTTGGTCATGATGGTGCGCCAGATGAAGGAGGACGCGAAGGGGAAGAGCGAGGAGGAGCTGGCCGAGTGTTTCCGCATCTTTGACAG GAACGCAGACGGCTACATCGACGCGGAGGAGCTGGCTGAGATCTTCAGGGCCTCTGGGGAGCACGTGACAGACGAGGAGATCGAATCGCTGATGAAAGATGGGGACAAGAACAACGACGGCCGCATTGACTTCGACG AATTCCTGAAGATGATGGAGGGTGTGCAGTAA